The following is a genomic window from Episyrphus balteatus chromosome 1, idEpiBalt1.1, whole genome shotgun sequence.
aaaataaaagggactacaggaaaaaaagattttttttatgtaaaactcGAAAGCTTCAAAATGATTAAGTCGCCAAAATAGAACAAAAGAAGTCCGTTCAACAATGATTTTAAACCCCAGAAATATTGCTTAAAAGTAATTTAGcaagtattaaaaattatatctgAATACTATTTTCTGTTAGCAAAAAAATTCTTGCAAATCGGTAGGCTCAATTTTCAACCTACGTTTCGCTGGATTTTCGTTTCCCTAACAACGTTTTAGATAGATTTATCAGTCAATAATTACTTGTGATATACtaacttaaattaattaaacttaTCTGAAATAAAATAGCTACATAACTGTGTTTAAAGTCTATAAAATCCGGTACATTCCGATGTGgcccaaatttcaaaattgtgcgTCCAATCATAATTATTAAATTCAAAcgcaaaataaaagaaaaaaataagagaagTTACAATTTTTAATGACCCATTCAACAACCCCAATCGACTCGAGTTAAAaactgaatattttaaaaaatcgaaaataataatttattgccCATTTGCTTCTGATTTAATTGAAACAAATAATAGTCTTTATTTACAAATATACACATCACCTTCAACAACAATCATCTCCAACAATTCCTTCGATTAACATGCGACAGTAAGAGCAACGGTGTGGGAAAAGAACGCTGACATTTACTACATCGCTGTTCACTTACTCTAATACTGTGCTGTTCAATATGTTCAAATAATTGTCGTTTCGAGTGAAATGCTTTCAAGCAATTCAATTTCGGGCAACGCAATGCTTTCTTAATTGCAATTTTATCATTCCCATATGTTTTAGCTTCGTGGGCATTTAGTTTTGAAGGAGTTGCAAATAAACGTCCACATCGAAAGCACAACAAACTACTCTCCAAATGAACCATTGAGTGTTTCAAATTAGACGATCGACTTGGACATACTTCACCACAAATTTGACATTCATACATGTTGTTGTCTTCAATGAATTCATATTCCTCAATTATATCACTTATCCAAACAGATTCTTCAGAACTTTCTGAAGAGATTTCGTCATCTTCTATTAAGCCACATTGAACAGCAGTTTCCagagtttctttttttatattagttaCTTGAATGGCACGTTCCCGTTTAACAGCATTTGGATCGGGAGTATAAGGTACGTACTCAGTTCCATTTATAGTTTTTCTGGTTTGTGCTTTTGATGGTGGCTCTGCAATAGTCACTTCCAGTGGCGGCGGTAATTCTTTTGATAAAGAAGACTCCACTGGAGTTGTCCTTTCATCAGTTATAAGTATTGGTGAATGTTGATCGGAGGATGGTGGTGGAACTGTAAGGGAACCTTTTGCCTTAAAGGCACTAAAAACTACTATGAATTGTGGTATTTCCGtgatatttaaacaattttaccTTCTTCTATCGTTAATTCTTTCCTTATTTGATGATTAGCTTTCGAGTTTACTGATGAATGGGTTTTTCTGGGCTGGATGTTGAGTTTCGTTTTATGCTTCGGTTTAGGAACGTCATTCGATATGGAATAGTCATCTGCAGGAAGTATTTCTGAGAAGTTGATTTCTTTACTTGCAGGTTTCTTTTTTGCGTCAGGAGGgacattgttttgtttttcttttgctgTAGCTTCCGATGAGAGGGGAGTTACAATACACCCTCTCGAGACTAGTTCATCGAGAATACTATGAATGTGACCATTTGCGACATGTTTACTCTCTTTGGTAACAGAATTTAGAGGCGGAGGGAGATCGGAGCTCACATTCAATAATGGGAGATCATTTTTCTTTTCGGGAATGGATTGTATTCGAACCAACTTTTTACCTGACTTggtaaacatgttttttttttaaataaatattaatccaAAACACTTTAAAGgctatattatttttgttgtgttttaaaatttcatagtCTGATAAGTTTGCGCGCTTTAAAAGCTCGATATAAGGATCGACTGTAAACTTATATTAATTGTGCTCTAATATTAGGTAATGTATGGTGTTTGAAtagaatttcattcaaatttagcaacatttattgaattataagataatttatcatttttattaaaaataaatagaaattttatttaggaAATTTGTGTTGTTTAGAAGCCTATCGTTACAGGGAtgtcaacgaaaaaaaataattgacagACAAATTGACGCTGTCAGTTAAATGGATGCATTCAgtaataggtctgtttgggttctttttggacaaaaatatgaaacctgtcaaattttgaggagtggggatgaaatcctctcagagaaaaaaaaaattgtgtaaaagtacccaaacgcttttagcacaaaattttctgctacttttgcaacaacaacaaaaatgtaaacaacaacaccaaatggaagaaaagaaacgaaaaatatcaaaacattttgtattttttgttttcaaacacttttcttttatttatttcttcataaaatatttttataaaataaagcactTAACCATAACCACTAAAAcgcaataaatacaaaaaaaaaaaaacacgaaatataGCCACATATCGCCATGTTTGAACATTGTTTTGTTCATCTAAAAatctaaacacaaataaaaaaaaataaagaactgaaaaatattaaaaccactttgtattgtttttgaatgactttaattattattttgttcataaattATTAAGTTATTTTGAGTATCACACCACTAAAAGgcaattaataaagaaaaaagcaagaaaaaaagccaaactgatatgtttttgttttgttttgtttatattttgtgacaagaaaaacagagaaagcaatacctttgacagatttcagatttttgtccgaagaaattttttgggcagaaattcgcaagaaggggaaatttttttctctctcgcggccatcttttttgtgaaaaaatgcacaatttcagagtacccaaacaggaattgggctgaaaatgttgaaaaaagttgaaatatttctgttttaggcagtacccaaacagacctaatgtcgttttcgattggtcgTCCGCATTGCTTCCGGAtgcttctgaaagtgttttattggcGTCGGATGACAGGACTTCTTCTGCAAAGAAGAgaataggggggttcacattgaccaacttaccggacagaccagttgtcatttggcctgatggccgaattatatttttcgttcacact
Proteins encoded in this region:
- the LOC129920741 gene encoding zinc finger and SCAN domain-containing protein 12-like, with the protein product MFTKSGKKLVRIQSIPEKKNDLPLLNVSSDLPPPLNSVTKESKHVANGHIHSILDELVSRGCIVTPLSSEATAKEKQNNVPPDAKKKPASKEINFSEILPADDYSISNDVPKPKHKTKLNIQPRKTHSSVNSKANHQIRKELTIEEVFSAFKAKGSLTVPPPSSDQHSPILITDERTTPVESSLSKELPPPLEVTIAEPPSKAQTRKTINGTEYVPYTPDPNAVKRERAIQVTNIKKETLETAVQCGLIEDDEISSESSEESVWISDIIEEYEFIEDNNMYECQICGEVCPSRSSNLKHSMVHLESSLLCFRCGRLFATPSKLNAHEAKTYGNDKIAIKKALRCPKLNCLKAFHSKRQLFEHIEQHSIRVSEQRCSKCQRSFPTPLLLLSHVNRRNCWR